The following are encoded together in the Pelagicoccus enzymogenes genome:
- a CDS encoding ArsR/SmtB family transcription factor: MRKGPLCVCHVQEALEMPQSKVSKQLSYLKKHGLLASRRYNNWTIYEICAGDNSLVAANLRELEKVFESGQYREDSSRLEKLDTSVACLPREESCCEGGAC; the protein is encoded by the coding sequence TTGCGCAAAGGTCCTTTGTGCGTTTGCCATGTGCAGGAAGCGTTGGAGATGCCGCAGTCGAAGGTTTCGAAGCAGCTTTCCTACTTGAAGAAGCACGGTCTGCTGGCCTCGCGTCGTTACAACAACTGGACGATTTACGAGATCTGCGCGGGAGATAACTCTCTTGTTGCGGCCAACCTTCGGGAGCTCGAAAAGGTGTTCGAGTCGGGCCAGTATCGCGAAGATTCGAGTCGTCTTGAGAAGCTGGATACTAGCGTAGCTTGCTTGCCGCGCGAAGAGAGCTGCTGCGAAGGCGGAGCTTGCTAG
- the ligA gene encoding NAD-dependent DNA ligase LigA, whose product MSKASDHEKIEQLRAEVRRHDELYYRQADPEISDFDYDALKRELADLEAANPELPLEASPTVAVGDDRVEGFASYRHLLPMQSLDNTYSEDEFVAFVARVEKGLEIEGARFTVEPKIDGVAVSVTYEKGEMVRAVTRGNGIEGDDVTANVRFIESLPQSLEGGNLPEVIEIRGEIFMRVEEFERLNAERSEAGLELFKNPRNLAAGTVKMLDRGEVAKRKLDIVLYGLGECQPAVVSSQAEYRKQLEAWGLPIVEKFWEVEGAAEAWAAVEELDQIRHDFAYPTDGAVVKLDSFRQQDMLGATSKAPRWAIAVKFAAEQAETILERITIQVGRTGTLTPVAELVPVQLAGTTVSRATLHNYEEMTRKDVRVGDTVIVEKAGEIIPAVVRVVREKRPEGSEPFVFPSECPACGTEVSKIEGEVAVRCLNIECPDQVRGRLEHYASRQCLDIEGLGEAVVDQLVRIGAVSNIADIYRLEYEQVVSLEKFAEKSARNLLAAIEASKAVELWRLLHGLGIPQVGASAAKDLAKAFGGVQELMDATLEQLVEVDGIGEKTASGIKAYFEDEKNAAIVKELFELGMNPEAPERLSEEDATLAGKTFVITGTLPTLKRNEAKALVESKGGKVAGSVSKKTDFLVAGEAAGSKLTKAESLGVAVIDEAKLLEMCS is encoded by the coding sequence ATGAGCAAGGCTTCCGATCACGAAAAAATCGAACAACTGCGCGCTGAGGTGCGTCGCCATGACGAGCTGTACTATCGTCAAGCCGACCCTGAAATCAGCGATTTCGATTACGATGCGCTCAAACGTGAGCTTGCGGATCTGGAAGCGGCGAATCCGGAATTGCCGCTTGAAGCCTCTCCGACGGTAGCGGTTGGCGACGATCGCGTGGAAGGTTTCGCCTCTTACCGACACCTGCTTCCCATGCAGAGCTTGGACAATACGTATTCAGAAGATGAATTCGTTGCCTTTGTCGCCAGGGTTGAGAAGGGATTGGAAATTGAGGGCGCCCGATTTACGGTGGAGCCGAAAATCGACGGCGTAGCGGTGAGTGTCACCTATGAAAAGGGTGAAATGGTACGCGCGGTAACGCGAGGGAATGGAATCGAGGGCGACGACGTGACGGCCAACGTCCGGTTTATCGAATCGCTGCCGCAAAGCCTGGAAGGTGGCAACCTACCTGAGGTCATCGAGATTCGCGGGGAAATTTTCATGCGGGTTGAAGAGTTCGAACGGCTGAACGCGGAACGTAGCGAGGCTGGCCTCGAGCTGTTCAAGAATCCGCGCAACTTGGCGGCGGGCACCGTCAAGATGTTGGATCGCGGTGAAGTCGCCAAGCGCAAGCTGGATATCGTGCTTTATGGATTGGGAGAGTGCCAGCCCGCGGTCGTGTCCTCGCAAGCTGAATACCGCAAGCAACTCGAAGCGTGGGGCTTGCCGATCGTGGAAAAGTTCTGGGAGGTCGAAGGGGCTGCGGAAGCGTGGGCGGCGGTAGAGGAGCTTGACCAGATCCGTCACGATTTCGCTTATCCCACGGACGGGGCGGTCGTGAAGCTAGACAGTTTTCGCCAGCAAGACATGTTGGGAGCTACGTCCAAAGCTCCCCGTTGGGCGATCGCGGTGAAGTTTGCCGCGGAGCAGGCGGAGACTATTTTGGAACGCATCACCATTCAAGTTGGGCGTACCGGTACGCTGACGCCGGTGGCCGAACTGGTACCGGTTCAACTGGCGGGGACGACTGTATCCAGAGCGACCTTACACAATTACGAGGAGATGACGCGCAAGGATGTGCGGGTGGGCGATACGGTGATTGTGGAAAAGGCGGGAGAGATCATTCCTGCAGTCGTGCGAGTGGTTCGCGAGAAGCGACCGGAAGGGAGCGAGCCGTTTGTTTTCCCGAGCGAGTGTCCTGCTTGCGGTACCGAAGTAAGCAAGATCGAGGGTGAGGTTGCGGTGCGCTGTTTGAATATCGAGTGTCCGGACCAGGTTCGAGGTCGGCTTGAGCATTACGCCTCGCGTCAATGCCTGGACATCGAGGGCCTTGGCGAAGCGGTGGTCGACCAGCTTGTGAGAATCGGAGCTGTATCCAATATCGCTGACATCTATAGGTTGGAATACGAGCAAGTTGTGAGCTTGGAGAAATTCGCAGAAAAGTCCGCTCGCAACCTGCTTGCGGCCATCGAGGCCAGCAAGGCGGTAGAGTTGTGGCGCTTGTTGCATGGCCTGGGCATTCCTCAGGTGGGAGCTTCGGCGGCCAAGGATTTGGCGAAAGCCTTTGGCGGAGTGCAGGAGCTGATGGATGCGACGTTGGAGCAACTGGTAGAGGTGGATGGTATCGGCGAGAAAACGGCGAGCGGGATCAAGGCTTACTTCGAAGACGAAAAAAACGCTGCCATCGTGAAAGAGCTCTTCGAGCTCGGCATGAACCCCGAGGCTCCGGAGCGGTTGAGCGAGGAGGATGCGACTCTTGCGGGAAAGACTTTCGTGATCACGGGTACACTGCCGACTTTGAAGCGCAACGAGGCCAAGGCCTTGGTGGAGAGCAAAGGGGGAAAGGTCGCGGGAAGCGTAAGCAAGAAGACCGATTTTTTGGTGGCGGGCGAGGCGGCCGGCTCGAAGTTGACCAAGGCGGAATCTCTGGGGGTCGCGGTCATCGACGAGGCGAAGTTGCTGGAGATGTGTTCTTGA
- a CDS encoding VanZ family protein, translating into MGFDKVAHFFVFGLLGTLLFRSLRMEFRAAQRWLLAFAGVMAYAAADETLQFFNPDRSFDPWDWVADGAGALLAIFLYRNWKVYRGILEYKFGRRLAK; encoded by the coding sequence ATGGGATTCGACAAGGTCGCCCATTTTTTCGTTTTTGGCCTCTTGGGAACCTTGCTGTTTCGCTCGCTCCGGATGGAGTTTCGAGCAGCGCAGCGCTGGCTTCTAGCGTTTGCGGGAGTCATGGCTTACGCCGCAGCCGACGAAACGCTGCAGTTTTTCAATCCGGATCGAAGTTTCGATCCTTGGGACTGGGTCGCCGACGGTGCGGGGGCGTTGCTGGCAATCTTCCTTTATCGAAACTGGAAGGTGTATCGCGGTATCTTGGAATACAAATTCGGACGACGGCTTGCCAAATAG
- a CDS encoding AraC family ligand binding domain-containing protein, whose translation MIRKLQYSVLPSPSVDLAEADPIASPLFLRSIGRVPPGYGMLTRRERGMDEYILQYCAEGRGWFDAGEGRQAIEAGSCILIPPKAMHAYGADEGEPWFNYWIHLRGERARRYFEVLGLDRKNWLVEIRPDAEVVDCFDTILGIYEEGYGVEHLLDASSWLNRLLTRIVLCQRGRESRSRDGVADSIRFMKANIDRKLSLGELAASASLSKARYHELFRERIGQAPMSYFAQLKLAQAGDVLATRDDTIEAIAQRFGYANGFYFSRVFKKTMGMPPSAYRERYRLRREG comes from the coding sequence ATGATTCGGAAACTTCAATATTCGGTCCTGCCCAGCCCTTCGGTGGACTTGGCGGAGGCGGATCCGATCGCGAGCCCGCTTTTTTTGCGCTCGATTGGACGGGTCCCGCCGGGTTACGGCATGCTGACGCGGCGGGAGCGTGGGATGGACGAGTACATCTTGCAGTATTGCGCGGAGGGTCGGGGTTGGTTTGACGCGGGCGAGGGGAGGCAGGCGATCGAGGCGGGATCTTGCATTTTGATCCCGCCAAAGGCCATGCACGCCTATGGAGCGGACGAGGGGGAGCCTTGGTTCAATTATTGGATACACCTGCGAGGAGAGCGGGCTCGCCGCTATTTCGAGGTCCTTGGCTTGGATCGTAAGAATTGGTTGGTGGAGATCCGGCCGGATGCGGAGGTGGTTGATTGCTTCGACACGATTTTAGGAATTTACGAGGAGGGGTATGGCGTGGAGCACTTGCTTGACGCTTCGTCTTGGCTGAATCGCCTCTTGACGCGAATCGTGCTGTGTCAAAGAGGACGGGAGAGTCGAAGCCGAGACGGCGTGGCGGATTCGATTCGCTTCATGAAGGCGAATATCGACCGCAAGCTGAGCTTGGGGGAGCTTGCGGCTAGCGCTTCGTTGTCGAAGGCCCGCTACCATGAGCTCTTTCGGGAGCGAATTGGACAGGCGCCGATGAGCTATTTTGCCCAGTTGAAATTGGCTCAGGCGGGCGATGTCCTTGCCACGCGAGACGACACGATCGAGGCGATTGCCCAACGTTTTGGCTATGCGAACGGCTTCTACTTTTCGCGGGTTTTCAAGAAGACCATGGGGATGCCGCCTTCGGCGTACCGGGAGCGGTATCGCCTCCGGCGCGAGGGATAG
- a CDS encoding sulfatase family protein, whose amino-acid sequence MKLARRPNILFITSDQQHWNTIGLDNPEVKTPNLDRLAQRGCLFERAYCPNPTCTPTRASIITGMYPSQHGAYSLGTKLDEKHPTLGQALSKNGYKTSLVGKAHFQQLISTPEYPSIESYPILRDLDYWKKYDETFYGFDHVELARNHADECHVGQHYALWMEEKGLTDWAKHFQNAWGDYKFTDFDTSPQYLKWSIPEEYHYNAWIAERTNALMEESARQDEPFFLWASFFDPHPPYIVPEPWDSLYDPAEVTVPQATPGEHDKNPEHFRKTQEENPDFSDWKEEGGNAMHGCSSHLQDKESLAKEIAVYYGMISCMDKYIGQILDKLDALGLADNTLIVFTSDHGHFYGHHGLNAKGPFHYEDLVKVPFIASWPGQIEAGSRSAAIQSLVDLAPTFLAATGTAIPRSMTGLDQSKSWTGQQAPARTHAVVENRHQPTTLHLKTYVDARYKLTTYYNREYGELFDLQADPGELNNLWDSPDHKDLKAALVLKLLHAEMGKEPLPMPRVSMA is encoded by the coding sequence ATGAAACTCGCTCGCCGCCCCAACATCCTCTTCATCACCAGCGACCAGCAACATTGGAACACCATCGGCCTCGACAACCCCGAGGTGAAGACTCCCAACCTCGACCGCCTCGCCCAACGCGGCTGCCTCTTCGAGCGCGCCTACTGCCCCAACCCCACCTGCACCCCCACTCGGGCCTCTATCATCACTGGCATGTACCCCAGCCAGCACGGAGCCTACTCGCTCGGCACCAAACTCGACGAGAAGCACCCCACCCTCGGCCAAGCGCTCTCGAAAAATGGATACAAGACCAGCCTCGTCGGAAAAGCCCATTTCCAGCAGCTGATTTCCACTCCCGAATATCCCTCCATCGAGTCGTATCCAATTCTCCGCGACCTCGACTACTGGAAAAAGTACGACGAAACATTCTACGGGTTTGACCACGTCGAGCTGGCTCGCAACCACGCCGACGAATGCCACGTCGGCCAGCACTACGCCCTCTGGATGGAGGAGAAAGGCCTGACCGACTGGGCCAAGCATTTCCAAAACGCCTGGGGCGACTACAAGTTCACCGACTTCGATACCTCTCCCCAGTACCTCAAATGGTCCATCCCCGAGGAGTACCACTACAACGCCTGGATCGCCGAACGTACCAACGCCCTCATGGAAGAGAGCGCCCGCCAGGACGAACCCTTCTTTCTCTGGGCCAGCTTCTTCGACCCGCACCCTCCCTACATCGTGCCCGAGCCCTGGGACAGCCTATACGATCCCGCCGAAGTCACCGTCCCCCAAGCCACTCCCGGCGAGCACGACAAAAATCCCGAACACTTCCGCAAGACCCAAGAGGAAAATCCCGACTTCTCCGACTGGAAGGAAGAGGGCGGCAACGCCATGCACGGCTGCAGCTCCCACCTGCAGGACAAGGAATCCCTCGCCAAGGAAATCGCCGTCTACTACGGCATGATCAGCTGCATGGACAAGTACATCGGCCAGATCCTCGACAAGCTCGACGCCCTCGGCCTCGCCGACAATACCCTCATCGTCTTCACCTCCGACCACGGCCACTTCTACGGCCACCACGGGCTCAACGCCAAGGGGCCCTTCCACTACGAGGACCTCGTCAAGGTCCCCTTCATCGCCAGCTGGCCCGGCCAGATCGAAGCCGGCAGCCGCTCCGCCGCTATCCAGTCCCTCGTCGACCTCGCCCCCACTTTCCTCGCCGCAACTGGAACAGCCATCCCCCGCAGCATGACCGGCCTCGACCAAAGCAAAAGCTGGACCGGCCAGCAAGCGCCCGCACGCACGCACGCCGTCGTGGAAAACCGACACCAGCCCACCACCCTCCACCTCAAGACCTACGTCGACGCCCGCTACAAGCTCACCACCTATTACAATCGCGAGTACGGCGAACTCTTCGACCTGCAAGCAGACCCCGGCGAGCTCAACAACCTCTGGGACTCCCCCGACCACAAAGATCTCAAAGCCGCTCTCGTCCTCAAGCTCCTGCACGCCGAGATGGGCAAGGAACCTCTCCCCATGCCCCGCGTATCGATGGCCTGA
- a CDS encoding c-type cytochrome domain-containing protein, translating to MKRFRAFIYISLAVLFAAAPLLFEAGEEASSPWTPFIASFHPLVLHLPIGMLAAQLALELARLCGKNVDRGIRNFLWHLTALSATVSFATGYLLGEEGGYEQELLTDHLWAAGIFTSICWSTLAINLLTTHRLLRVFSLAALCCSLVLASHPGGLMVHGDPFANAPWKKAASPENNYGLLPEVGDPFNPYLAVIQPIMDAKCVSCHGEEKKKGKLRLDSFDAIMRGGDFGACVEPGDSYNSLLVELLEYPIDDEDHMPPEDEPQLTQAEIDVIKWWIDNGAKADQSITRSEAPEALKPFLVTNYRLLEKPTETGDPATETE from the coding sequence ATGAAACGCTTCCGCGCCTTTATCTACATCTCGCTCGCCGTCCTCTTCGCCGCCGCCCCCTTGCTCTTCGAAGCCGGCGAAGAAGCCAGCTCGCCTTGGACCCCATTCATCGCCAGCTTCCATCCTCTCGTCCTGCACCTGCCTATCGGCATGCTGGCCGCACAACTCGCCCTCGAGCTCGCCCGCCTTTGCGGCAAAAACGTCGACCGCGGTATTCGCAACTTCCTCTGGCACCTCACCGCCCTGTCCGCCACCGTGTCCTTCGCCACCGGCTACCTGCTCGGCGAGGAAGGCGGATACGAGCAAGAGCTGCTCACCGACCACCTCTGGGCCGCCGGCATCTTCACCTCAATCTGCTGGTCAACGCTCGCGATCAATCTGCTCACTACCCACCGCCTCCTGCGAGTCTTCTCCCTCGCTGCCCTTTGCTGCTCCCTCGTGCTCGCCAGCCATCCCGGCGGCCTCATGGTCCACGGCGACCCCTTCGCCAACGCTCCTTGGAAAAAAGCGGCGTCCCCAGAGAACAACTACGGCCTGCTCCCTGAAGTCGGCGACCCCTTCAACCCCTACCTCGCAGTCATCCAGCCCATCATGGACGCCAAATGCGTCTCCTGTCACGGGGAAGAGAAAAAGAAAGGCAAGCTGCGCCTCGACAGCTTTGACGCCATCATGCGTGGCGGCGACTTCGGGGCCTGCGTCGAACCCGGCGACTCCTACAACAGTCTCCTAGTCGAGCTCCTCGAGTACCCGATCGACGACGAGGACCACATGCCGCCCGAAGACGAACCCCAGCTCACCCAAGCAGAAATCGACGTCATCAAATGGTGGATAGACAACGGAGCCAAAGCCGACCAAAGCATCACTCGTTCCGAGGCCCCCGAAGCGCTAAAGCCTTTCCTCGTCACCAACTACCGGCTCTTGGAAAAGCCCACGGAAACTGGCGACCCTGCAACGGAGACCGAGTAA
- a CDS encoding right-handed parallel beta-helix repeat-containing protein: MPTRALSFNRTAFCWVIAFLALLVSDAKPSALQHGNLAGELKAHGFDGDVWHVSPSGKAGASGSVEDPLASIQEGLDRLGPGDTLLLRGGLYRNSNDEAIAIATCEGTAENWIRIANYPGETPVLRFNSQRALILQGVAYVVVEGLEIDGQSDLIDPEEATAYALAFDNTGERDAKFFGVGIRVEGGPGQDYPHHVIIRNNRIYRTSGGGIALARSDYVLIEGNEVFETSYYSPWGESAISVWESSNYDNRQDLYRTVIRGNKCYRNDNRVKFWITKTFSDGNGIILDALRTNQDILKDGYAEAYTGRVLVQGNVCFENGGRGVNLYESNAIDLIGNTLLRNSQRSNSEYEIECGRVKGIIIRGNVVVARSDRASIGGYQFEEIEVVGNVLSPRSGKGFDLVSGNLVVAADSAGAVSPDTSR; encoded by the coding sequence ATGCCCACAAGGGCACTTTCTTTCAACCGCACCGCCTTTTGTTGGGTAATTGCTTTCCTCGCTCTCCTCGTTTCGGACGCGAAGCCGAGCGCGCTGCAACATGGAAATTTGGCAGGGGAGCTTAAAGCCCACGGCTTCGATGGCGACGTTTGGCATGTCAGTCCATCCGGGAAAGCGGGGGCGAGCGGCAGCGTCGAGGATCCGCTTGCCAGTATCCAAGAGGGATTGGATCGTTTGGGGCCAGGGGACACGCTCCTTTTGCGAGGTGGCCTGTATCGAAACTCCAATGACGAAGCGATCGCTATCGCGACCTGCGAGGGTACTGCCGAAAATTGGATACGCATCGCCAACTATCCGGGGGAGACGCCTGTGCTGCGCTTCAACAGCCAGAGGGCTTTGATTTTGCAGGGAGTCGCTTATGTTGTGGTCGAGGGACTGGAAATAGATGGACAGAGCGATCTCATCGATCCTGAAGAAGCGACTGCCTATGCCCTTGCGTTCGACAATACTGGGGAGCGCGATGCGAAGTTTTTCGGTGTTGGCATACGAGTGGAGGGAGGACCCGGCCAAGATTATCCGCATCATGTTATTATTCGGAACAATCGGATCTACCGAACCTCGGGCGGTGGTATTGCTCTTGCCCGCTCTGACTATGTTTTGATCGAAGGAAACGAGGTTTTCGAAACGAGCTATTATTCGCCCTGGGGTGAAAGCGCCATTTCGGTCTGGGAAAGCTCCAACTACGACAACAGGCAGGACCTCTACCGCACTGTGATTCGTGGGAATAAGTGCTACCGCAACGACAACCGCGTCAAGTTTTGGATTACGAAAACCTTCTCTGATGGAAACGGCATCATCCTTGACGCGTTGCGCACCAATCAGGATATACTGAAAGATGGATACGCGGAAGCGTACACCGGAAGGGTCTTGGTACAAGGGAATGTCTGCTTCGAGAACGGAGGGCGGGGGGTGAATCTTTACGAGAGCAACGCTATCGACCTGATCGGGAACACCCTGCTGCGAAACAGCCAGCGGTCCAACAGTGAGTACGAAATAGAGTGCGGACGGGTGAAAGGGATTATTATTCGGGGCAATGTGGTCGTGGCTCGGAGCGACAGAGCGTCGATTGGTGGCTATCAGTTCGAGGAGATTGAGGTCGTGGGGAATGTGCTTTCACCTCGAAGCGGAAAAGGCTTCGATTTAGTATCGGGTAACCTTGTTGTTGCTGCCGATTCCGCTGGTGCGGTGTCTCCAGACACTTCCCGCTAA
- a CDS encoding glycoside hydrolase family 130 protein produces the protein MNYSNASFVKRYEGNPILTGKDFPDEYHILHCFNSGIIKYKDKYLMLNRLEDCSLKAYFWIAESDDGYDFTPRPAPIAMPEDNPLFQKYASINYYDPRITQIGDTYYIMHACHSEYDCRLSLLSTVDFEQFKWHGFVSDPGNRNGILFPEKVNGLYARFDRPMTSWDGGNIWMSFSPDLVHWGQSECVLKNSAVRWAWSKVGGGCTPIKTEHGWLNLFHGVRTQCKSHYVYQSGVCLHDLEDPTKVIAVSEKPIITPMANYELHGQTPSVCFITGAIVEPDGEVKVYYGGADTVMCAGTIQLQTLVDLCHNRL, from the coding sequence ATGAACTACAGCAACGCCTCCTTCGTGAAACGCTACGAGGGAAATCCGATCCTCACCGGAAAGGACTTTCCCGACGAGTACCATATTCTCCACTGCTTCAACTCGGGCATTATCAAGTACAAGGACAAGTACCTTATGCTCAATCGCCTCGAGGACTGCTCCCTTAAGGCCTACTTTTGGATCGCTGAAAGCGACGACGGATACGACTTTACGCCGCGCCCCGCCCCCATCGCAATGCCCGAGGACAACCCCTTGTTCCAGAAGTATGCGTCGATCAACTACTACGATCCCCGCATTACCCAAATCGGCGACACCTACTACATCATGCACGCCTGCCACTCCGAGTACGACTGCCGCCTCAGCCTGCTGAGCACCGTCGACTTCGAGCAATTCAAATGGCACGGCTTCGTCTCGGATCCTGGAAACCGCAACGGCATTCTTTTCCCCGAGAAGGTCAACGGACTCTACGCCCGCTTCGACCGTCCAATGACCTCCTGGGACGGAGGCAACATCTGGATGTCCTTCTCCCCGGACCTGGTGCATTGGGGCCAAAGCGAATGCGTCCTCAAAAACTCCGCCGTGCGCTGGGCCTGGTCCAAGGTAGGAGGCGGCTGCACGCCTATCAAAACCGAGCACGGCTGGCTCAATCTCTTCCATGGCGTTCGCACCCAGTGCAAGTCCCACTACGTCTACCAGTCGGGTGTCTGCCTGCACGACCTAGAGGACCCAACAAAAGTCATCGCCGTATCCGAAAAACCGATTATCACGCCCATGGCTAACTACGAGCTACACGGCCAAACCCCTAGCGTCTGCTTCATCACCGGAGCCATCGTAGAGCCTGACGGCGAAGTGAAGGTTTACTACGGGGGAGCCGACACCGTCATGTGCGCCGGCACCATCCAGCTACAAACGCTGGTAGACCTCTGCCACAACCGTCTCTAG
- a CDS encoding AraC family transcriptional regulator: protein MDTTPAFISKQITKGDYYFLNLQPGQDFTVVCGGYEQCSLDYQYRRNEANYLSIEYIIAGRALLELEGKRYELQPGSLFGYRHDTLWTMTSVGKTPLRKYFMALGGGSAQQLLDASPLQSQAPVDFPGVQWIEETFRQITKFGATEDQLAVDTCSRLAEVLLLQLDPEFRKSINSTLSIAHSTYLRCRKYLRDHFLELNSANELADAANVDPTYLSRLFRQFDKEPPYKCLVRLKMNHAARILISQDVTIKEISDLIGYPDQLHFSRTFKRTYGVSPKYFKKSVNRN from the coding sequence ATGGATACGACGCCAGCCTTCATCTCGAAGCAAATAACAAAAGGAGACTACTACTTCCTCAACCTCCAGCCAGGACAGGACTTCACCGTGGTGTGCGGCGGCTACGAGCAGTGCTCGCTCGACTATCAATATCGCCGCAACGAGGCCAACTACCTCAGCATCGAGTACATCATTGCTGGCCGCGCCTTGCTCGAGCTGGAAGGAAAGCGATACGAGCTTCAGCCCGGCAGCCTCTTCGGCTACCGGCACGATACCCTCTGGACCATGACCAGCGTAGGCAAGACGCCCTTGCGCAAGTACTTCATGGCCCTCGGTGGCGGCAGCGCCCAACAGCTCCTAGACGCCTCTCCCCTTCAGAGCCAAGCCCCCGTGGACTTTCCGGGAGTGCAATGGATCGAGGAAACCTTCCGCCAAATCACCAAGTTCGGGGCTACGGAAGACCAGCTGGCAGTAGACACCTGCTCACGCCTAGCGGAAGTGCTGCTCCTGCAGCTCGATCCCGAATTTCGCAAGAGCATCAACTCGACCCTGTCCATCGCCCACAGCACCTACTTACGTTGCCGCAAGTACCTGCGGGACCACTTCCTTGAACTCAACAGCGCGAACGAACTGGCCGATGCCGCCAACGTCGACCCTACCTACCTTTCTCGGCTCTTCCGGCAGTTCGACAAGGAGCCCCCTTACAAATGCCTCGTCAGGCTAAAAATGAACCATGCCGCCCGCATCCTGATCAGCCAAGACGTTACCATCAAGGAAATCTCCGACCTGATAGGATACCCCGATCAGCTACATTTCTCCCGTACCTTCAAGCGCACGTACGGCGTGTCTCCCAAATACTTCAAAAAGTCTGTAAACCGAAATTAA